Below is a window of Bombus pyrosoma isolate SC7728 linkage group LG14, ASM1482585v1, whole genome shotgun sequence DNA.
CTTTGTTGAGATTATAAGGTATTCAGGTCTTGTCGAGGAGTAGAGATAAAACAAGAGGCGACACTGTTGAGAAAGAAACCACATCCACGTAGAGACGAAACGATATAACTAATTTAAATGTCCGCTTGGCAAAACTTCGATAGTGGTCGGTAACTTGCGGTAAAATTCTCTACCAATCTCCACTCGCGGCAACTTCCTCGTGGTAAGAGGATAAGAGATCTGGTAAAATCGGCAATGCCAGTCGGCTGCAAAATTCATTGAACTCGaggatatttataacaaatgaGACGAATGCCTGTAGAAAATACTGTAAGCGTTAAAAAAACAAGACATTCAGGGGGAAAAGAAAACTTACGCACCAATGTAGTTGAAAAGTGTGTCTGTAGGAAGCCCTGTACGTGCCATCTCTTAGATGGTTGCAGATAAAACTCGATCTTCCATTTATTCAGATAgatgtttatgtattttgtaatatatttgcaatgaattatttaaaaagctataattgtattatgtttcttattccctaactttttaattttatacagcTGACATAGATAGTTAGGAAATCATTATGGGTAACATACGTAAAGTGTTAAcacaaataaattgttaattatcagAGGATAAGGTGAAGTAAAGAGGCACTTGAGTACAGTCATTGGAAATGTCCCCCTTGTCCCTGTAAAACCAGTTTGAAGTGACAAGACATCAAGTAAAATCAAAGATGCCGCTGCAAGTGTCCATGTACATCGTGTAGTACAtatcagaaaatttaaaacaattaaataatttcaatttatttatataaaagtattcttgtacttaatattattagtcTCTGTGAGGTCAGCCCCTAAAAATACATCTGCTCGACTTGCGATTAAAACAGGGAGCAATAACCCTTCTTTATTTCCCTAACCGTCTAACCATACCCTTACCTCAACAAAGCTAATCTCCGTCTGACGCCGTTTATACTCGTAAGGTAACAATAAAATTCTGAAAGTACAGAGCTAGTAACCGATAACGGTACCAACGACGCAATTAATCAAATAGACGATAACGAGgcagaatttatatttcggCTCGATACACGTGCCAAAAAAAAATGACGTAACCCCGACGAattgttctatttaaaaagaaaagcaatGTCTGCCTTCTAGAACGAACGAAGACGAATCGAACAACTGTGCGTCTCTCTTTTATCAATCGAATTCttcttcgattaaataaaaatagacatGTCGTGACTGGTCGGCAAAGTTTCGCGAACAATCGCAGAACAATTTTTTCCGGCCACTAGTTTACGCAATTTCACCTTCTGTCCTCCGCGACGATACATATCGAGCATGCGAAATTCCGCGCAAAAAGCCACGCGAATTCAATGCGAATTTGATAAGAACGTTCGCGAAAGACAAGAGGGGGAAAAGTAAAACGCGAAAATTTCTCCAAATGTCAGTACAGAAGCACGGAGAAGGCAAACAGTCGCTGCTGCTTATCGCGCCTTATCAGCGATTGCTTGCGAAAATATTGATCTGCAGATAATACTGATCCTGCAAAAACGCGTTTCTATATCTGGGAACTGAGAAACTTTAAACTCTAATTAAGGCGCTTATCTGCCAAGTACTAATCCCACAAagcaaaaaatagaaaaaattggtGGAATCATATAAGAGAAGCGTCAATCAAATGATTTTgcactaaaatttcaaaaatttcgcAAGTGGTGTTAACCACTTTAACCTATGAACGACAGCAATTATCGTGGCAATTGCCGAGATTTCGAAATTGGTagattatatgtaatttttattcgttttaaagtgggatatttaatttagttatCTGATTACCAGTAATAATACAATCGTAACTTTCGCAGTTGTTTTGAGCtacaaaaattaagaatagaacgagagaggaaaagaatgaCTCGATAATAGAAAACATTGAGTTAATTCATAATAACAGACGTGATTAAGCAGTATTAATTTGCATATctaatttttacgtaatacgaCTGAACCGTGATGGAAAAAATTCGCGATTATAATAACATAGGCGCTCGAGGTTACCATAATATAGCATCTAACATAAAAAGCATAATTGTCGCGACAATAAGACCACAGCGACATGTTATTAATACCGAGTTATCGCTTCAGAACGAGACAGAGTTCAAAATCCCTTCAGATGGTTAAATGTAacgaattcataaaaattctgcAATTTCTGTTTCACTTTTGAGTTTTCTTAAAATCCACTgtgttcttccttctttcgtttcaacttGCTTTTTATCTCGCGACTTATTTTCCAAGAATAAGTAGATATCGGAAACAAAATTTGAGATTCCTTCAAATCGTCAATCGTAAAGAATCTgtcaaaattctaaaatttctactccattttcaatgtttagaaagaggaacgaaatgaaattttgcgctcaaaattgaatgaatattttctttcctcctttgtCTTAATTTATTCTCTATCTAACGAATTACCTTCcaaaacaaatattacagacagaattgaaatttcgatagAGCATTGTGtatttaacaaaagaaaaacaaacaaaatacgtaacgtaatacattgCAATAATCTAAACAAACCAAGATGAGAAGAAAGACAGAGCAACCCGTAAATTTGCACGCATACTACATGTATATAGCTTCTACGGGGATGACTAATATCCGGTCGGTATTTTTTGCTTTGTATATGTCATCGGTTTATTTCGGATGTTGTCGAGGTAATACGATGGAAACAGTACTGTTTATAAGTGTCATTGCTCGTTATCTGATCAATGTGTTTACCTCGTggaatgtacatacatactacCCCACTCAAAAGACCGAAATAAGGCAGACAGCGTCTCTTATGCAATTACATAATctacgtatgtatttattattttgtctaGCGCTACGTGACCCAAATCCATGAAACTCTCTCGGTGACCTTTGCTCTTGGATGCTGGCGCAACGACTGTCCATTCATTAACATCTATAttgattacaaaattttaggGCTAAACCTTTTGTCCTCGGCATTGATTAGGTATAGGaatatgtatagaaaaagGGCGACAACATCGCTgctatttaattgattttgaaCGATGAATCGAATATTCTAACTTACTATGCTTTTATGTGACGACTCTTTAATTGCTACCGATTACGAAATTCCTGAAAGAGCCTCTCGTCGTTGGCGTTGACTAGATATGAACGTAATCAGCCGCACGATTGTTACCTCTCAATCATTTTTAACCTAATATACTAAATTTAAATGCTGACTCCTTCATACGTAtcgattagaaaatttaagaaaaggaTCATATTTGATCATTATATTGCTATGTAATGTTACTATAAGATAGAAGACGTTGTTCGagaattatttgcaaaattccactggcaaaatttaatactttttactaataatttttaataatgaattaaagTTCTCGAGAATTTTCCGGCCATTCAAGATATGCATGCATGCATATATGCTTGGTATATACTAAATACATACTGTTtcgtcgaccattcgcggagagacgcgatcgcgagaaggcacgtcaacgggagtcgtaaattcccgttacgattaaataatcgacgccacgaaatgatcgatcccctgatttctgttacgacaataggggtggttctactgaatttacactgaattagcaggtatagaatagtgtttattccaacaactttatatagaaaaatagttacactgatgcgtatgtataagtgAAGTAACTGACTGATTTAAGGTATGAAACTCGGTAATAACGTGTTGGctattctaacggtgaagaataagtgtagaactgttgatgactgcttgaacACTCGCTCGAGAGTGTAgaactgcccttaaggtgtctcggaggaaagcttggtgtgggtgtgccctttgaccgaTGAACGCgcattcgttgttcacacttttcgtccaggaagtgagagtaacgatccgcgatgctgaTTGATTATGACCCATTCTGATGAACAGGATATGCAGAAGTCTCCCACCAATtctgatgactgtccgctttctccgtgattcctAAGAGCGCCTAGCAAAttcaaggacctttccaagacccagccataaactgaaaatatttctagaattagagaattctccagacatgcaattagactggcaaacatgcgtggagacaatgcagctaaaggctaatgtctttatggtggatCATTgagtctattgagaatcgggatgactgtaggttgaccgttggctgccaaGAAGCGAGGGCTGAcgtgcagatgtcccgcgCGACGTAATACATACTAAAGGATATAGCGAGGTTGTAAACTTAATCAGACTATACTTAAAGTAGAAATTGATAAGGAGTTGATATAGTATGATCTTCATAGaagattacaaattacaaattataaatatcaattcaGAAATAGCCTTTGCAAactgaaatttatctttttttaatttacgactTCATTATATCCATTACtcaaaaagaatataaaaattgatctattttaaataatccttcgtaataattaaatgaatattaaagatcgctttcattttttactgattacaaaattacaaggaatttctttttaatcgcCGTAATCTGAAACTTATATGCAAAATTTCGTGAACAAATTGCTACTTTTTTAGCTAATGATTAATAGTGAGTAacatattacaatttactttatttcatttgaatggCGATTTCTGGACATTCATCGATTGCAAAGTTCGAGAGGTCCATCAGAACTTGCCTAATTTCATTGCCTAATAGATATCTAAATAGAGAATTCCGTAATCTAAACTGAAGTAATTTGTAATACCGAGtcgaatatcgttatttacTTTGCCTTTTTCAAGTAGATAATTTGCATGACACGATAAaactacaaaatatataatcaatGAGAACTGGAATTAGAactttaatatacatatctgCCTAGTTCATTGTTGCTTTGCATAGATAGCAAATTTCACAATCGCTTACAATAATAGgtacatatttacatagtCAATAGCAAAGTTCCAAAGACCTCTTTACATCACGGCTATACGCGCGtagagaatttatttcgtgAGAATCAACCTAGTCATCATCAAGGTTCTTTATGATTCTTATATATACATCGTTTGAACGCTGTAATAACAAGCGAATGAAGTATTAAGAATGCAAATCAGAACGACCACAATTTAACGAAAGATTATCTATCGTCGAATCGCCCACTAGTTGCGAGAATCGTTGACTGGGGTTATTGGCGTCTAATTTTTCGCTCACCCACGTTCCTTGATAGGAAGATACGCTAGAAAAAAGCGTAGATAAATGGAGTCCAAGTTTCGCCGGAACCTCTCGTCGTTACATGGATCAACGTCCACACATAAGTGCGATTACTCGAtaggaaattagaaaattagcAGACTTCCGTAGGATTTTTTCCAAGCATCCTATTCGACTACACTCGTGTatcgaaatggaagaaatataagTGGCGAAGTCGTAAAATATTAGGTAATGTACCTAATaagttgcaatttttattttttacaacctagagaaaattatatgtatatatgttttcatgtaaaatgggttaagtaaataatttgcCCTGTTTTTCTAgtgatttttgtataatttcataaaagattctgatacatataattttatattctggGAATTATTCAGTATGAGTAATACAGTAAATAGtctgaaattttatacgattttaatttctcaattccTATCATTGTCAAGAGTCCAATGATGTGTCATATAATCGGTATTTCCagaacaaaaatgataagcaAGTTACAATCATTCCTTTTCTCAAGAAGAGagttcttttaaatatactgTAGAGGAAGAACTGCTTTTAAGTTGACATCGGACAGTCTATAATGATGCTCCAGGTATGTACTTATATCCCAAAATagaaataactaaaatatcCCAAACTATTAAGTGAAAAAGGCACAGTCAAGTAATAAGATTATTCAGACGTTAAAATAAGGctgaaacaataatttaagaTATATAGGGACATTAAGGACTTAGGAACCTCATTCAAGACTCTTGTCAACTACTTTTCTCATACTTTATAACCTGACATCCAAAATCCTTTTACCAGATTCaccaaatatttatgaaaagtaTTAATATACCATCGTATTTATTGCAGCActtacatactaattaattagatccaagtatattaaatttcacaccatttgaaattttcatataattaaaaaaattaatactataaaattgaaatatgtagAAGCTGACAAAGAAAACCGTTTAACTGGAAGATAagagtattatatataatttttacggCCACTCTATATATCGGTCTACTAACCGATTTTTTACAACCTCACTATGTATGAAGTATTCCGCCCACATTTCTACTATAATCACGCGAATAGAGCGTGAAAACTGGATACGCATCGCGAGCAGACGCTTCGCTGTCTACGCTCTTGTAATAACCGCTCGTGTGATTTTTCCGTCTCTTCTACCTCGCTTTACACTGCCACTACGCCAGAGATCAATGAATTGTTACATAACATTAGCGTTTATCGGCGTCAACGACACAATTTTTCGTAGACAAGAGCTAGCATACCTCTTCGATAAAACCTGTGTCTCTGATAACTGACGATTGGCAAAATAATGACTTGCTAATATACTCGATAATTGAATCAGTAGCAAGTCCATTAGTTTTTTCATTTATGGATAAAAGTGCGCACATTTGCTTGAGAAGCTACTTTCAGTATAGTTCAAGCATTCTCTAATGTTACCactcttttattattttataaatgttagaGTATGGTTACGTAATATGGTATCTCTATATTAAAAATCGTATCGCAACAATTGAAAGTATGCAGCGCAAATTTCTTACACTTGCTTCGTGTTATACCGTTTCGCCCATGTCAGCCTATTGCCATAATTACGATCCTATTATTGCACACTTGAGTTTGATGGCCGCTCTAACAACAGCGTTCTAGCTTAGCCGATCTCTTGTTTATATACACTGTAATCAATCAGCTGATTGCTTCTCGAGATATTATGCACATGCTCGATTTTCATATCTTCGCACACTGTCTTAGAAGCCATACATACTTTTTTTCAAGTTGGAAACACATCGAACTTTGTACAGTCAAAATAACTGTTTTAATCGGATTTGTCTATCTGCAAACTGTTTTGTGCTCGACCTTTTTAATGACTCCCTTTCGTCATTCAGACGATTTATTAACCTCTGgcgttatttaatttataatacaggCTTAACTTTACgttatgatataaatttatatgatacTTAATGCTGAGTTTGTTAAATCGTATTATAAGCCTAACTTTACTCTATGTTAATGATAATTGTTTACGTTCCTCAGTCAAATTTTCACCAATTGTAATTCTCTACTGCGTAACAAATAATATCGACCCGTTGATgctataataaacaatattgcaATAGGAAAAGAAGTAGAATAAGATGGAAACATAAAATGTAGAAGATAGGAAATAGAGTAAAAAGGTAACTGACTTCGCTTCGTCGAGTTTATGTTTCTACATAGtagttggaaaatttattagtttcgCGAGTCGCGAAGAAAGTTGTACTTTAGAAGTATGCGTTATACTTGAGAGGCTTACTCGAGAAGCTTCCTTCAGAAACGTATTTCAAGTATTAAGCTTCCTCaggaaagaaatcgaagaaattcgaTGGATTTCGTGTTTTTTTCTTAATGACGGAGCTTttaatgagaaaagaaattggagACAATATAGATAACGGTGGTACATTTGGATGGCAAATGATGTTGATACGAGTCAATGCCATATGGCACATTCAATTTCAATACTTTAATAAACACACTTGTCGTGAACTTCGTACCGGTTACAAACTCTGATACACTAttataattacgaattttGTAAGCCACAGGGTGACCCATGGCTTTCACTCACGAGGACACGTGCTAGGCCATCTCATTTTCGTCACGATCACATGCCGTTTCTATATTCGAATCACGTTTACGACACCGTGGAATAGTTAACCTTTGTTCGATATAATCCGTAAATCTTCCTGATAATTTCATCGCTAAATAAATACTTACTGTACTTAAACTGTAACTAATCCTTCAAGGTTCGTCTTCCCTTAAATACTTTTCTAAGAATGCCCAAGTAAACTTTACTACCCTCTAATAGAACGAGCTGCACGTCATGGCAAAGATCCCAGACTTAGGTTCATAAATACGGCAAGGTTCTCTCGTTGGACGTCCCAAACAAAAAGCTATTGTTCGGACAGTATTTCGACATTAAGATCATCAACGTCTGTGTTGTgtgtatgatccattttggaaattttttttaatttcacactTTTATTTACAGTCCTCGTATATGCACATGTACAGTGGCCACAAAAGGTACTTGTACACCGCTGTATTTACTACGCCATttaaatataccaattaactAGATTCAAGTATTGTCATTTAATAGCACCTCGGTATGACTATAAAAATTGGTactgtgaaaatgaaatgtaggaCTTATTTAAGGAACATTTAATTGACAAATGAAACAGTATGTAGAAATACTTTCTGTAGCTACTGTATGACGATAACCAGACCGTAAATACTTATGCATTTATGTGAAACTTAAATGAATTTATGCAGAATTTACATAATGTGCgaaacatacaaaatattagGTAAATATTAGACGAAGTATTCTTTGTACTATCTGTCATCGATCCATCTTTTTATTcgcattcataaaaatatgaatttgctcAGCGTCTAGCGACGAGTCAACACCGGCTTCTCCTTTTGAAGCATCTAACAGGGAATCACCCTGTATAACATGTCAATACAACAATTGGACTCATCAGTAAATCTGTTCCCACTCCCTCACCTTGACACAGCAACGAAAGTTATTAGTGGCGTTCTATCGAGGTCATCAAAAGGGCTAGAACATTTTGAAAGATCACGTGGAAGCCTCGTGATGTAACTACGTGACCGATCTCGCGTTTCTGTTTAGACGGCTCTTTTGTTACTCCACAGATGCTCTGCCGTAGATTCTTTTAAGATGCCAGCCAATTGGTTGGGCTACTTTCGGAGCTGAAGTAAACGACCAATCAGCTGTTAGGCTGCGGCACGGTTGCTCGAAGGAAACGTGAGGTCGCTGCTCGTGCTGGCTTCAACGATGCGCCCCGCTCCGCCTGGTATAGTCGTTGTTTGTGTTTTGTCGCGTTCGAACGAAGTGGAGAGTCGTGCTCCGGCCGGATTTAGTTGTTCTCTAACTCTCGAGGGAGGAAGTATGCGACTTTATTGATCTTTCGAGGGACATAGTCGCCGAGGCAACGAAGGATGGGCATATTCCGTGAATATCCGCTCGTTTTTAATCTTTACAAGAAATATAGTTAAACCTTCGACgaggaaagaacgaagaaactgTTGGAAGAAAATTGTGAGTGGGTTATATGGACACCGACAACGCTCCACAAGGTTCTACTAACTCAACGTTCGTGTAAATATCGCCAGCGATCCCCAAGGTGAGTTAATAAAGTCGCAAAACTTTCCAGGATAACATTCGTTTAATTCATTATTCCCCATCGTTCGATAATTCAAGCGCGGTCAATTGGCCTCATGGTCGATCACAATCACGCATCGTTTCCTCTCTAGATACAATTATCTAGGTAACCATAGCGTACATCGTCAAGGGCTAGTCAACGAGTTTTTTATCCCTCTTGTTTACCTTGTCGCGCTAACTAACCTCATGTATGTTTTCATATGTTCAGTATGTTCCATgggaaagaaaattatcgagACGCTTCATATTGTCACTCACTAATGTATAATACATTGCGTTCCTTGAGTTTCAATTACCATAAGCTCACAGTGACGATTGTTATCGACGTATCGATTCGTTCAGCCCGTGTTCGATAGGGAAATCGGCTACGCGGACATGTATACAGATCGAGGGGGTTTATGCGTCAGCTTTGAGAAATTTGCACACGACGAAACGCACGTTCGCAGTACCCTTGAGATTCGCGTTCACTGACTCTATATACCTACAAACACGGCCAATTTACTGCGGTAAGGGGCGCGCGGGAGTGATGCAGGAGAGGTATATTATGATCAGTCAACCGATCGGCGAGTGTGTCATAAAGTTTATGTCGTTGCAAAACAGTGAATCGTTCcgtaatatttctttagtCCTGCGCCCATTGACAAATGAGAATCTTGGAATTCCGTCTGGAAGGTACGATGTTAGCCGATTTAAGGAGCATTCGGACGACCgatattattgtcaatatttagGTTTTCAACATTATCGTACATAAGAGGTAGTTCTCTAAATGGTCAACATATATAGCCAGTACAATGTagaatctttgaattttaaatatccaaataatattgacaataatgTCGATCGCCTGAATGCGCCTTAAGGGCCGAAGTTGTGTTGACGCCAAagttcatttttttctttttcattatcgAATTGTTTTTCTTAACATCGTGGATGAATGGAAGTTTCCGAGGATTcactgaatatttttttcactaCTATTTCGTTACCTAGATTCTGCAATTTTACGGAATATCAAAAAAATTGTAGTACCTGTAACGTTAAAATGATaaagtacataatatatatgttgCTTGGCTATTAATAGGCTAACGTGCTTTTAAGTTTGTAAGTACCTCAGATTTcttaagaaatagaaaactgAACAGTTTGCTCCAATATCTAAATTGTACTTGctagaagagaaagaaaggtatAAGTTTTATATTCGAAAGTGCAagagtttattattatcaatatttcttGTAGCATGTTTGAAAAAGTCATTTGATTTTTGTTTGAGTTTTGTCTTGGTATACTTATATTACTGCAAAGTGGAAGCGCCTCTTTATTGCAGCagttcttttaattatagaatctaattggaaatagaagaaatagcGACGGCGAAAGTATTCAGCAAATTCTTGCAACTCCCTTTCATAGCTATTACATTGGGAAACAGAATTCagtaattgattaaaaatagttgtaaatgtaatatcacGTTAATGTAGTATTGGCCCTTAATGGgttaaaataaacgatttgATTGGTGGAGATATTGGTCGAGATACTCGTTGAAAAAGCAGCTCGAGCTTTAATCTCGGGTCGCAAGGGCTATCGAAACGTGGCACTCGTCTCTTTTTGCCACTCGGCTTTGGTAAAGTCGAAGGTCTGTTCAGTGCAGATCGAAGAGTTCCTTCGCGATTCTCGTCCCGAGCAGAGGTTCCAGAGGAAAAGAGGTAGAACTAGCGTCCGAGTCCATCAAAGTTTTCATTCGCGACATAGGATTCCCGGCTTTATATACTAACAAAAATTCGGCTCACGTCGAACCATGAAAGATAATGATGTTGTAATTGTCATTTTAcagaaaaaattaacaaatagtGCGAATAACAGTCTGATCGAATCATCGGAGAATTGAAGGAAGGATATCTGGAGTAATTTATGGTTGTTGTTTCTACCATTGTGATAAGCGAAATGACTAAAGTGTCAGGAATGATAGAGGCGGAAGACGCCGTTGACAAGCCAACTCTGGTACGACGTATGTCCAATATGTTGAAAGGTAAGGGAACCTGGTtaagttatattaattaacgattttAAGATTAATCGCTTTGAAATTGCAAGGTACGATCGTATCGCATCGTTTCCGATAATATCATTGTTAGTTTGTTAATAGAGCCTGTGTGAGcttatatattgtttttatttttaacagatgGAAATAACAGTGGACCACCGTTGTTGTTTCGCCATGCCTCGATGCAGAAGATTCGCCATTGCTGCCAAAACCTAAATCTCTTTCCATATCTGCTCTACTCCTTCGGTAACTCGAAATCGCATCCAGTCGCACGAAAGGTGCATCATTGCCTTGGCCAGTTCCTTCAGCTCATTATCGCGAGGATCTTCTTCCTATGCAGGAGTTTCCGACAGTCGCTGCTACGCGGTATTCGTTCGAAGGAGTTTGAAGTAGCGGAGCTACCAAACAGCGCCGAATTCTGCAAGTTGACGCCACGATTCCGAATGACCAGGCTACAGAAACGAAAACAAGATAGCCGCCTGTTCTTGACCCTAGCTGTATACTTCGCCCCTCTGCTGTTAGTTTTCCAACTGATCGGACTGGCCAGTGCGATGGTCTTTGGAAAATACACGCCCGGTTTCATTTTTCTGATCTCCGCCCTGTTGTTCCTCGGATGCATCTCGCTCAAGATTCTCTTCCACGAGAGCGCCGAGGAGAGCCGTAAAAGTGTGAAAATCAAAATGGAATGATCATGTTCCGGCTGTCGTTGCCTATCTCAGCCATCACTCTGCGATCAGACTGTTTATCAGATAATAGACCAGAGAGTATTGAGTGTCTTGGTCTCTTTTACAGTTCCCCATTGTCGCATTTGATTACTTAAACGACGCGATGCCAGATAGAGCTTACATATTACCTGTGTATATCGCATGAAATTAGTTTGTCCATGCTTGTTCATGTCCTTTTTTTATTCCCTCATACTCTTcctttctcactctctctttctctctctttttcttcctttctctctttctataatatacatatgtatgttagTTGCCCATCGATGGCTTTCTAGTTAGTCTAGAATTTCGAGTCGATTGGTTCGCAAGTtccatgtttttttttttttacatttcgttattatCGGACTGATACATGTAATCGTACGCGTAAGTAACGTAGTTGCAACTTTAGAGGATAGACAGTTTGTAACCACGTGCTTCAGATTACGAATACGGTCTTTTTTTGAAGAAGTTCGTACAACGTATGTATTACTTTTATCTACGCATAATTgttattcttccttttatttctcttttttttttaacttcttttcgttttctcggATTCCAACTTCCGAGAATTAATTAGCATTTTATAGGCGCCATATGAACGCTATGTACACATGTGAATGAAATGCAATTTACGAGTTACCTGGATAATGTATCGCGGTTAACCTTATCCTCTACGGCAGAAGACTGAAACTTTAACTCGTATATAAGACTCGTTTTAACTTGTATATAAAAGAGGAgaagatatatattaaaatatactatgttatatatgtatacataatgcgagaaaaaaatgatttattctATATCGTAAGGTTATATTAGCTGTCACTCGTCAAAATGACTTGATGTGTCCACTAAAACGAGTTAAGGTAATCTGTGATCAAGTGGA
It encodes the following:
- the LOC122574789 gene encoding uncharacterized protein LOC122574789, which codes for MVVVSTIVISEMTKVSGMIEAEDAVDKPTLVRRMSNMLKDGNNSGPPLLFRHASMQKIRHCCQNLNLFPYLLYSFGNSKSHPVARKVHHCLGQFLQLIIARIFFLCRSFRQSLLRGIRSKEFEVAELPNSAEFCKLTPRFRMTRLQKRKQDSRLFLTLAVYFAPLLLVFQLIGLASAMVFGKYTPGFIFLISALLFLGCISLKILFHESAEESRKSVKIKME